Proteins co-encoded in one Perca flavescens isolate YP-PL-M2 chromosome 11, PFLA_1.0, whole genome shotgun sequence genomic window:
- the zmp:0000001200 gene encoding dedicator of cytokinesis protein 9 isoform X2: MQGKASKGPKKELVIESPQQYKSLAAAEAEVDPVPQVVVKPKVIEPLDYENVLVQRKTQILSDVLRDMLQFPLEDFEILTLRRQGRTLYPTVPINAEREAQSLFVQECIKTYKSDWHVVNYKYEDYSGDFRQLPNKVSRPDKLAVHVFEVDEDVDKDEDTASLGSQKGGFSKHGWLYKGNMNSAISVTMRSFKRRYFHLTQLGDGSYNLNFYKDEKISKEPKGTIFLDSCMGVVQNNKVRRFAFELKMQDKSTYLLASDSEGEMEDWINTLNKILHSSFEIAMQEKRNGDIHDDDDLGKSDSSSGSMDSFQSARDIESRMRNETRLKLFTLDPDTQKLDFSGIEPDVKQFEEKFGKRVLVNCNDLAFNLQSCVAENEEGPTTNVEPFYVNLSLFDIQNGRKISSDFHVDLNHPSVRGMVPSNTSQYMNGGGDTHPEGQRLVHGVPEAAMQYPRLGVFSVTCPHPDIFLVARIEKVLQGGINHCAEPYMKSSDSTKVAQKVLKNAKLACCRLGQYRMPFAWAARPLFKDASGTLDKSARFSALFRQDSNKLSNEDMLKLLADFRKPEKMAKLPVILGNLDVTIDNVAPDLTNCVTSSYIPVKQFDVSDKTNIFFEVEEFVPYIAKCSQPFTIYNNHLYVYPKHLKYDSQKSFAKARNIAVCIEFKDSDEEEAVSLKCIYGRPGGPLLTKNAFAAVLHHQQTPEFYDEFKIELPTQLHEKHHLLFTFHHVSCDSNSKASTKKRDLVETQVGYAWLPLLKDGRVTMNESQVPVAANLPAGYLSCQEGASKHSGPEVKWVDGGKPLFKVSTHLVSTVYTQDQHLHNFFHHCQSTAPATQVSGGELVKYLKSLHAMESHVMIKFLPTTLNQLFRVLTSATQEDVAVNVTRVMIHIVAQCHEEGLEHYLRSYVKFVFKTEPQTSSTNRSVHEELAKAMTAILKPSTDFLTCNKLLKYSWYFFEALVKSMAQYLIESCKVKLSRNQRFSASFHHTVETLVNMMMPHITQKYKDNLDAARNANHSLAVFIKRCFNLMDRGFMFKQINNYINCFMPGDPKTLFEFRFEFLRVVCSHEHYVPLNLPMPFGKGRILRFQDLQMDYSLTDDFCKNHFLVGLLLREVSVGLQEFREIRQIAIHVLKNLMIKHTFDDRYSSKSQQARLATLYFPLFGLLQENVNRLNVKEVSPFTINHSNNNGREDSLLTNTLITPPRSSTFLDTSLHKDVFGVISGTSSPHASSTPNINSVRHAESRGSLISTDSGNSLPEKINDKANSLDKNQAASTMGSTLLRCDKLDQAEIKSLLMCFLHVLKSMSEDALFTYWNKASSAELMDFFTLVEVCLHQFRYMGKRYIARNQDGAGPVAHERKSQTLPVSRNRAGMMHARLHQLSSLDNSYTFNHTYSHSDADVLNQSLLEANIATEVCMTVLDTLSIFIMGFKTQLCSDHGHSPLMKKVFEVHLCFLRINQSETALKQVFTSLRTFIYKFPCTFFEGRADMCAAFCYEILKCCNSKLNSIRSDAAHLLYFLMKSNFDYTGRKSFVRTHLQVVIAVSQLIADVIGIGSTRFQQSLSIINNCANSDKTIKNTAFPSDVKDLTKRIRTVLMATAQMKEHERDPEMLVDLQYSLAKSYASTPELRKTWLDSMARIHVKNGDLSEAAMCYVHVAALVAEYLRRKGMFKQGCSAFRVVTPNIDEEAAMMEDVGMQDVHFNEDVLMELLEECADGLWKAERYELISDIYKLIIPIYEKRRDFEKLAHLYDTLHRAYSKVTEVMHSGKRLLGTYFRVAFFGQGFFEDEDGKEYIYKEPKFTPLSEISQRLLKLYSDKFGQENVKMIQDSGRINPKDLDSKFAYIQVTHVTPYLEEKELVDRKTDFEKSHNIRRFVFEMPFTISGKKQGGVEEQCKRRTILTTTHCFPYVKKRIAVMYQHHTDLSPIEVAIDEMSKKVAEIKQLCSSSEVDMIRLQLKLQGSISVQVNAGPLAYARAFLDDACAKKYPDNKVKQLKEVFRHFVEACGHGLSINERLIKEDQQEYHDEMKASYRDLARELSIIMREQISPVEDGMKSVLPDSLHIFNAISGTPTSATIHGIPSSSSVV, encoded by the exons TGCATTAAGACCTACAAGTCTGACTGGCATGTTGTCAACTACAAGTATGAGGACTATTCTGGAGACTTTCGACAGCTTCCAAA caAAGTGTCCAGGCCTGATAAACTGGCTGTCCATGTATTTGAAGTGGATGAGGATGTCGACAAAGATGAG GATACGGCCTCCCTGGGATCCCAGAAAGGCGGGTTTTCCAAACATGGCTGGCTCTATAAAGGCAACATGAACAGTGCTATCAGCGTCACCATGAGG tcaTTCAAGAGGAGGTATTTCCATCTAACCCAGCTCGGGGACGGCTCTTATAATTTGAACTTCTACAAGGATGAGAAGATTTCCAAAGAGCCCAAAGGAACCATCTTCTTGGACTCCTGCATGGGTGTGGTTCAG AACAACAAAGTTCGGCGGTTTGCTTTTGAGCTGAAGATGCAAGATAAGAGTACCTACCTGCTGGCTTCAGACAGtgaaggagagatggaggacTGGATCAACACGCTCAACAAGATCTTGCACAGCAGCTTTGAGATCGCTATGCAGGAGAAGAGGAACGGAGACATTcatgatg ATGATGATCTTGGAAAGTCAGACAGTTCCTCTGGCAGCATGGACAGCTTTCAG AGTGCAAGAGATATAGAGTCTAGGATGAGGAACGAGACCAGATTGAAGCTGTTCACCCTGGACCCTGACACACAG AAACTTGATTTCTCAGGAATAGAGCCGGATGTGAAGCAGTTTGAAGAGAAGTTTGGTAAGCGTGTTCTGGTGAACTGCAATGACCTCGCGTTCAACCTGCAAAGCTGTGTGGCCGAGAACGAGGAGGGACCAACCACAAAC GTGGAGCCATTTTATGTCAACCTGTCACTGTTCGACATCCAGAATGGCAGGAAGATCTCCTCTGACTTCCACGTGGACTTAAACCACCCGTCCGTAAGGGGCATGGTGCCCAGTAACACCAGTCAGTATATGAACGGGGGAGGGGACACCCACCCTGAGGGGCAGCGGTTGGTCCATGGGGTGCCAGAGGCAGCCATGCAGTATCCAAGACTG GGAGTGTTCTCGGTAACGTGCCCCCACCCAGATATCTTCCTGGTGGCTCGCATAGAGAAGGTGCTCCAGGGGGGAATCAACCACTGTGCCGAGCCGTACATGAAGAGTTCAGACTCCACAAAG GTGGCACAAAAGGTCCTGAAAAATGCCAAGCTGGCATGTTGCCGGTTAGGACAGTACAGGATGCCTTTTGCCTGGGCAGCAAG GCCTTTGTTCAAAGATGCTTCAGGGACACTcgacaaaagtgctcgtttctCAGCCCTTTTCAGACAGGACAGCAACAAGCTATCCAACGAGGATATGCTGAAACTGCTGGCCGATTTCAGAAA GCCAGAGAAGATGGCCAAGCTGCCTGTGATCCTAGGAAACCTTGATGTTACCATAGACAATGTAGCCCCCGACTTAACAA ATTGTGTTACCTCATCCTACATTCCCGTGAAGCAGTTTGATGTCAGCGACAAGACCAACATCTTCTTTGAAGTGGAGGAGTTTGTGCCGTACATAGCCAAATGTTCTCAGCCTTTCACCATCTACAACAATCACCTCTATGTCTATCCAAAGCACTTGAAGTACGACAGCCAAAAGTCATTCGcaaag GCTAGAAACATAGCTGTCTGCATTGAGTTCAAGGACTCAGATGAGGAAGAGGCTGTTTCACTGAAG TGCATCTATGGCAGACCTGGAGGACCCTTGCTTACCAAAAATGCCTTTGCTGCAGTATTACATCACCAGCAAACCCCCGAATTCTACGATGAG TTTAAGATTGAGCTGCCAACCCAGCTCCATGAGAAACATCATCTGCTCTTCACCTTCCACCATGTCAGCTGTGACAGCAACAGCAAGGCCAGCACCAAAAAGAGAGACCTGGTTGAGACTCAAG TGGGATATGCCTGGCTCCCCCTGCTGAAAGATGGCCGGGTGACCATGAATGAGAGTCAAGTCCCTGTGGCTGCAAACCTGCCTGCTGGATACCTTAGCTGTCAGGAGGGTGCCAGCAAG CATTCAGGCCCAGAAGTCAAATGGGTGGATGGAGGCAAGCCTTTATTTAAGGTTTCCACTCACCTTGTGTCCACTGTCTACACTCAg GATCAACATTTGCACAATTTCTTTCATCACTGTCAGAGCACTGCGCCTGCAACCCAGGTGTCAGGAGGAGAACTGGTCAAATACCTGAAG AGTCTGCATGCCATGGAGAGCCATGTGATGATAAAGTTCCTGCCCACAACCCTGAATCAGCTGTTCAGGGTGCTAACCAGTGCCACCCAAGAGGACGTAGCAGTCAACGTCACCAG AGTCATGATTCACATTGTTGCCCAGTGCCACGAGGAGGGATTGGAGCACTACCTGAGATCATATGTGAAG TTTGTATTCAAGACTGAGCCACAAACATCCTCAACCAACCGATCAGTGCACGAGGAGTTGGCTAAAGCCATGACCGCTATCTTGAAGCCTTCCACTGACTTTCTCACGTGTAACAAACTCCTCAAG TATTCCTGGTATTTCTTTGAAGCCTTAGTCAAGTCCATGGCTCAGTACTTGATTGAGAGCTGTAAAGTGAAG CTGTCCAGGAATCAGCGCTTCTCCGCATCCTTCCATCACACTGTGGAGACTCTGGTCAACATGATGATGCCTCACATCACTCAGAAATACAAAGACAACCTGGATGCCGCCAGGAACGCCAACCACAGTCTTGCAGTCTTCATCAAG CGCTGTTTCAACCTGATGGACAGAGGCTTTATGTTCAAGCAGATCAACAACTATATCAACTGTTTTATGCCTGGAGACCCAAAG ACGCTGTTCGAGTTCAGGTTTGAGTTCCTGCGTGTTGTGTGCAGCCACGAGCACTATGTCCCCTTAAACCTGCCCATGCCATTTGGAAAAGGAAGGATACTGAGGTTTCAAG ACCTCCAGATGGATTACTCGCTGACAGATGACTTCTGCAAGAACCACTTCCTGGTCGGGCTGCTGCTCAGGGAGGTCAGTGTAGGTCTGCAGGAGTTCAGGGAAATTCGTCAGATAGCCATCCATGTGCTAAAGAATCTGATGATAAAGCACACATTTGATGACCGCTACAGCTCCAAA agCCAGCAGGCCAGGTTGGCCACCCTGTACTTTCCCTTGTTTGGTCTGCTCCAAGAGAATGTCAACAGACTGAATGTGAAGGAAGTATCCCCATTCACCATCAACCACTCCAACAAT AATGGAAGAGAAGATTCACTTCTTACCAACACTTTGATAACACCTCCCAGATCCAGCACCTTTCTGGACACCAGCTTGCACAAAGATGTTTTTGGAGTCATCTCTGGCACCT CTTCACCTCACGCATCGTCAACCCCCAACATTAACTCTGTGCGCCACGCAGAATCTCGCGGCTCACTCATCAGCACTGACTCTGGCAACAGCCTGCCTGAGAAGATCAATGACAAGGCCAACTCTCTCGACAAG AACCAGGCTGCTTCGACAATGGGCAGTACTCTGCTGCGATGTGATAAACTGGACCAGGCAGAGATCAAGAGCCTCCTCATGTGCTTCTTACACGTGCTCAAAAGCATGTCTGAGG aTGCTCTGTTCACATACTGGAACAAGGCTTCGTCTGCTGAGTTAATGGACTTCTTCACTCTAGTCGA AGTGTGCCTACATCAGTTCAGATATATGGGAAAGAGGTACATCGCAAG GAACCAGGATGGGGCAGGACCTGTAGCACATGAGCGGAAGTCTCAGACTCTGCCTGTGTCCCGTAACAGGGCGGGAATGATGCATGCCCGCTTACATCAGCTCAGCAGCCTGGATAACTCATACACTTTTAACCACA CCTACAGTCACTCGGATGCAGACGTGTTAAATCAGTCACTGCTGGAGGCTAACATCGCTACGGAAGTGTGCATGACCGTCCTGGACACGCTAAGTATCTTCATCATGGGATTCAAG ACCCAGCTGTGCTCTGACCACGGCCACAGTCCACTAATGAAGAAGGTGTTTGAAGTCCACCTCTGTTTCCTGCGGATCAATCAGTCAGAGACAGCCCTCAAGCAGGTCTTCACTTCACTGCGCACCTTCATCTACAAG TTTCCCTGCACATTTTTTGAAGGACGTGCTGACATGTGCGCTGCTTTCTGCTATGAGATCTTGAAGTGTTGTAACTCCAAGCTGAACTCCATTCGCAGCGATGCCGCCCATCTGCTCTACTTCCTCATGAAGAGCAACTTTGATTACACAGGTCGCAAGTCTTTTGTTCGGACTCACTTACAG gTGGTAATTGCTGTCAGTCAGTTGATAGCTGATGTGATTGGTATCGGAAGTACCCGCTTTCAGCAGTCCCTGTCAATAATCAATAACTGCGCCAACAGTGACAAAACTATTAAG AACACAGCGTTCCCATCAGATGTGAAGGACCTGACCAAACGCATCCGAACAGTTTTGATGGCCACTGCTCAGATGAAGGAGCACGAGAGAGATCCGGAGATGCTGGTGGACCTGCAGTACAGCCTCGCCAAGTCTTACGCCAGCACACCAGAACTACGCAAGACCTGGCTGGACAGCATGGCCAGGATCCATGTGAAGAACGGAGACCTGTCAGAG GCGGCCATGTGCTATGTGCATGTTGCAGCGCTTGTGGCAGAATATCTGCGGAGAAAAG GCATGTTCAAGCAGGGTTGCTCAGCGTTTCGTGTCGTGACTCCAAACATTGATGAAGAAGCAGCAATGATGGAGGACGTTGGCATGCAGGACGTTCATTTCAATGAA GACGTCCTAATGGAGCTTTTGGAGGAGTGTGCAGATGGACTGTGGAAAGCTGAGCGTTACGAGCTCATCTCTGACATCTACAAGCTCATTATCCCCATTTATGAGAAGCGCAGGGACTTTGAG AAACTGGCCCACCTATATGACACCCTGCATCGTGCATACAGCAAAGTGACAGAGGTCATGCACTCAGGCAAGAGACTGCTGGGCACCTACTTCAGAGTGGCCTTCTTTGGCCAG GGCTTCTTTGAAGATGAAGATGGTAAGGAGTACATCTACAAAGAACCCAAATTCACCCCACTATCGGAGATATCTCAGAGGCTTCTGAAGCTGTACTCTGACAAGTTTGGACAGGAGAATGTGAAGATGATCCAAGACTCTGGCAGG ATTAACCCCAAAGACCTGGATTCTAAGTTTGCATACATCCAAGTGACACATGTGACCCCTTACCTGGAGGAGAAGGAGCTGGTGGACAGGAAGACAGACTTCGAGAAGAGCCACAACATCCGTCGCTTTGTGTTTGAGATGCCTTTCACCATATCAGGCAAAAAGCAAGGCGGGGTGGAGGAGCAGTGCAAACGCAGGACTATACTAACCA CCACGCATTGTTTCCCCTACGTAAAGAAACGCATCGCAGTGATGTATCAACACCACACTGACCTGAGCCCCATCGAGGTGGCCATCGATGAGATGAGCAAGAAGGTGGCCGAGATCAAACAGCTGTGCTCCTCCAGTGAGGTGGACATGATCCGTCTGCAGCTCAAACTGCAGGGCAGCATCAGTGTCCAG gtaaatgcaggaccgcttgCATATGCACGAGCTTTTCTGGACGATGCATGTGCCAAGAAGTATCCTGATAACAAGGTCAAACAGCTGAAAGAGGTCTTCAG GCATTTTGTTGAGGCATGTGGCCATGGCTTAAGTATTAATGAGCGTCTGATCAAAGAGGACCAACAGGAGTATCACGATGAGATGAAAGCCAGCTATAGAGACCTAGCTAGGGAGCTGTCCATCATCATGCGTGAGCAA ATCAGTCCTGTGGAAGATGGTATGAAGAGCGTTCTTCCAGACTCGCTTCACATCTTTAACGCCATCAGCGGCACTCCAACCAGTGCCACCATCCATGGCATCCCCAGCTCTTCCTCTGTGGTATGA
- the zmp:0000001200 gene encoding dedicator of cytokinesis protein 9 isoform X3, translated as MTTPVHPETRRFTRGLGKPGTAAELRQSVSEVVRTSVLVVKPKVIEPLDYENVLVQRKTQILSDVLRDMLQFPLEDFEILTLRRQGRTLYPTVPINAEREAQSLFVQECIKTYKSDWHVVNYKYEDYSGDFRQLPNKVSRPDKLAVHVFEVDEDVDKDEDTASLGSQKGGFSKHGWLYKGNMNSAISVTMRSFKRRYFHLTQLGDGSYNLNFYKDEKISKEPKGTIFLDSCMGVVQNNKVRRFAFELKMQDKSTYLLASDSEGEMEDWINTLNKILHSSFEIAMQEKRNGDIHDDDDLGKSDSSSGSMDSFQSARDIESRMRNETRLKLFTLDPDTQKLDFSGIEPDVKQFEEKFGKRVLVNCNDLAFNLQSCVAENEEGPTTNVEPFYVNLSLFDIQNGRKISSDFHVDLNHPSVRGMVPSNTSQYMNGGGDTHPEGQRLVHGVPEAAMQYPRLGVFSVTCPHPDIFLVARIEKVLQGGINHCAEPYMKSSDSTKVAQKVLKNAKLACCRLGQYRMPFAWAARPLFKDASGTLDKSARFSALFRQDSNKLSNEDMLKLLADFRKPEKMAKLPVILGNLDVTIDNVAPDLTNCVTSSYIPVKQFDVSDKTNIFFEVEEFVPYIAKCSQPFTIYNNHLYVYPKHLKYDSQKSFAKARNIAVCIEFKDSDEEEAVSLKCIYGRPGGPLLTKNAFAAVLHHQQTPEFYDEFKIELPTQLHEKHHLLFTFHHVSCDSNSKASTKKRDLVETQVGYAWLPLLKDGRVTMNESQVPVAANLPAGYLSCQEGASKHSGPEVKWVDGGKPLFKVSTHLVSTVYTQDQHLHNFFHHCQSTAPATQVSGGELVKYLKSLHAMESHVMIKFLPTTLNQLFRVLTSATQEDVAVNVTRVMIHIVAQCHEEGLEHYLRSYVKFVFKTEPQTSSTNRSVHEELAKAMTAILKPSTDFLTCNKLLKYSWYFFEALVKSMAQYLIESCKVKLSRNQRFSASFHHTVETLVNMMMPHITQKYKDNLDAARNANHSLAVFIKRCFNLMDRGFMFKQINNYINCFMPGDPKTLFEFRFEFLRVVCSHEHYVPLNLPMPFGKGRILRFQDLQMDYSLTDDFCKNHFLVGLLLREVSVGLQEFREIRQIAIHVLKNLMIKHTFDDRYSSKSQQARLATLYFPLFGLLQENVNRLNVKEVSPFTINHSNNNGREDSLLTNTLITPPRSSTFLDTSLHKDVFGVISGTSSPHASSTPNINSVRHAESRGSLISTDSGNSLPEKINDKANSLDKTEKFVRRHSVNVLRFFTETEESMLSVRSKRVTMDFSLLSVPCVTESAPQPIISLQVLHTVILPRRSVPTGNVRVCVRVS; from the exons TGCATTAAGACCTACAAGTCTGACTGGCATGTTGTCAACTACAAGTATGAGGACTATTCTGGAGACTTTCGACAGCTTCCAAA caAAGTGTCCAGGCCTGATAAACTGGCTGTCCATGTATTTGAAGTGGATGAGGATGTCGACAAAGATGAG GATACGGCCTCCCTGGGATCCCAGAAAGGCGGGTTTTCCAAACATGGCTGGCTCTATAAAGGCAACATGAACAGTGCTATCAGCGTCACCATGAGG tcaTTCAAGAGGAGGTATTTCCATCTAACCCAGCTCGGGGACGGCTCTTATAATTTGAACTTCTACAAGGATGAGAAGATTTCCAAAGAGCCCAAAGGAACCATCTTCTTGGACTCCTGCATGGGTGTGGTTCAG AACAACAAAGTTCGGCGGTTTGCTTTTGAGCTGAAGATGCAAGATAAGAGTACCTACCTGCTGGCTTCAGACAGtgaaggagagatggaggacTGGATCAACACGCTCAACAAGATCTTGCACAGCAGCTTTGAGATCGCTATGCAGGAGAAGAGGAACGGAGACATTcatgatg ATGATGATCTTGGAAAGTCAGACAGTTCCTCTGGCAGCATGGACAGCTTTCAG AGTGCAAGAGATATAGAGTCTAGGATGAGGAACGAGACCAGATTGAAGCTGTTCACCCTGGACCCTGACACACAG AAACTTGATTTCTCAGGAATAGAGCCGGATGTGAAGCAGTTTGAAGAGAAGTTTGGTAAGCGTGTTCTGGTGAACTGCAATGACCTCGCGTTCAACCTGCAAAGCTGTGTGGCCGAGAACGAGGAGGGACCAACCACAAAC GTGGAGCCATTTTATGTCAACCTGTCACTGTTCGACATCCAGAATGGCAGGAAGATCTCCTCTGACTTCCACGTGGACTTAAACCACCCGTCCGTAAGGGGCATGGTGCCCAGTAACACCAGTCAGTATATGAACGGGGGAGGGGACACCCACCCTGAGGGGCAGCGGTTGGTCCATGGGGTGCCAGAGGCAGCCATGCAGTATCCAAGACTG GGAGTGTTCTCGGTAACGTGCCCCCACCCAGATATCTTCCTGGTGGCTCGCATAGAGAAGGTGCTCCAGGGGGGAATCAACCACTGTGCCGAGCCGTACATGAAGAGTTCAGACTCCACAAAG GTGGCACAAAAGGTCCTGAAAAATGCCAAGCTGGCATGTTGCCGGTTAGGACAGTACAGGATGCCTTTTGCCTGGGCAGCAAG GCCTTTGTTCAAAGATGCTTCAGGGACACTcgacaaaagtgctcgtttctCAGCCCTTTTCAGACAGGACAGCAACAAGCTATCCAACGAGGATATGCTGAAACTGCTGGCCGATTTCAGAAA GCCAGAGAAGATGGCCAAGCTGCCTGTGATCCTAGGAAACCTTGATGTTACCATAGACAATGTAGCCCCCGACTTAACAA ATTGTGTTACCTCATCCTACATTCCCGTGAAGCAGTTTGATGTCAGCGACAAGACCAACATCTTCTTTGAAGTGGAGGAGTTTGTGCCGTACATAGCCAAATGTTCTCAGCCTTTCACCATCTACAACAATCACCTCTATGTCTATCCAAAGCACTTGAAGTACGACAGCCAAAAGTCATTCGcaaag GCTAGAAACATAGCTGTCTGCATTGAGTTCAAGGACTCAGATGAGGAAGAGGCTGTTTCACTGAAG TGCATCTATGGCAGACCTGGAGGACCCTTGCTTACCAAAAATGCCTTTGCTGCAGTATTACATCACCAGCAAACCCCCGAATTCTACGATGAG TTTAAGATTGAGCTGCCAACCCAGCTCCATGAGAAACATCATCTGCTCTTCACCTTCCACCATGTCAGCTGTGACAGCAACAGCAAGGCCAGCACCAAAAAGAGAGACCTGGTTGAGACTCAAG TGGGATATGCCTGGCTCCCCCTGCTGAAAGATGGCCGGGTGACCATGAATGAGAGTCAAGTCCCTGTGGCTGCAAACCTGCCTGCTGGATACCTTAGCTGTCAGGAGGGTGCCAGCAAG CATTCAGGCCCAGAAGTCAAATGGGTGGATGGAGGCAAGCCTTTATTTAAGGTTTCCACTCACCTTGTGTCCACTGTCTACACTCAg GATCAACATTTGCACAATTTCTTTCATCACTGTCAGAGCACTGCGCCTGCAACCCAGGTGTCAGGAGGAGAACTGGTCAAATACCTGAAG AGTCTGCATGCCATGGAGAGCCATGTGATGATAAAGTTCCTGCCCACAACCCTGAATCAGCTGTTCAGGGTGCTAACCAGTGCCACCCAAGAGGACGTAGCAGTCAACGTCACCAG AGTCATGATTCACATTGTTGCCCAGTGCCACGAGGAGGGATTGGAGCACTACCTGAGATCATATGTGAAG TTTGTATTCAAGACTGAGCCACAAACATCCTCAACCAACCGATCAGTGCACGAGGAGTTGGCTAAAGCCATGACCGCTATCTTGAAGCCTTCCACTGACTTTCTCACGTGTAACAAACTCCTCAAG TATTCCTGGTATTTCTTTGAAGCCTTAGTCAAGTCCATGGCTCAGTACTTGATTGAGAGCTGTAAAGTGAAG CTGTCCAGGAATCAGCGCTTCTCCGCATCCTTCCATCACACTGTGGAGACTCTGGTCAACATGATGATGCCTCACATCACTCAGAAATACAAAGACAACCTGGATGCCGCCAGGAACGCCAACCACAGTCTTGCAGTCTTCATCAAG CGCTGTTTCAACCTGATGGACAGAGGCTTTATGTTCAAGCAGATCAACAACTATATCAACTGTTTTATGCCTGGAGACCCAAAG ACGCTGTTCGAGTTCAGGTTTGAGTTCCTGCGTGTTGTGTGCAGCCACGAGCACTATGTCCCCTTAAACCTGCCCATGCCATTTGGAAAAGGAAGGATACTGAGGTTTCAAG ACCTCCAGATGGATTACTCGCTGACAGATGACTTCTGCAAGAACCACTTCCTGGTCGGGCTGCTGCTCAGGGAGGTCAGTGTAGGTCTGCAGGAGTTCAGGGAAATTCGTCAGATAGCCATCCATGTGCTAAAGAATCTGATGATAAAGCACACATTTGATGACCGCTACAGCTCCAAA agCCAGCAGGCCAGGTTGGCCACCCTGTACTTTCCCTTGTTTGGTCTGCTCCAAGAGAATGTCAACAGACTGAATGTGAAGGAAGTATCCCCATTCACCATCAACCACTCCAACAAT AATGGAAGAGAAGATTCACTTCTTACCAACACTTTGATAACACCTCCCAGATCCAGCACCTTTCTGGACACCAGCTTGCACAAAGATGTTTTTGGAGTCATCTCTGGCACCT CTTCACCTCACGCATCGTCAACCCCCAACATTAACTCTGTGCGCCACGCAGAATCTCGCGGCTCACTCATCAGCACTGACTCTGGCAACAGCCTGCCTGAGAAGATCAATGACAAGGCCAACTCTCTCGACAAG ACGGAGAAGTTTGTACGGAGACATTCTGTCAATGTCCTGCGCTTCTTTACGGAGACTGAGGAGTCCATGCTCTCGGTGCGCTCCAAGCGTGTCACCATGGACTTCTCCCTGCTTTCTGTCCCCTGTGTGACAGAGAGCGCCCCTCAGCCCATCATTTCACTTCAAGTACTTCACACAGTCATCCTCCCTCGTAGGAGTGTCCCAACTGGGaatgtcagagtgtgtgtgagagtgtccTAG